In a genomic window of Drosophila takahashii strain IR98-3 E-12201 chromosome 3L, DtakHiC1v2, whole genome shotgun sequence:
- the RpS17 gene encoding small ribosomal subunit protein eS17, producing the protein MGRVRTKTVKKAAKVIIEKYYTRLTLDFHTNKRICEEVAIIPTKPLRNKIAGYVTHLMGRLRHSQVRGISIKLQEEERERRDNYVPAVSALEQDIIEVDADTKEMLKLLDFHNIRGLQLTQPNTNNFGRRN; encoded by the exons ATG GGTCGCGTACGAACCAAGACGGTGAAGAAGGCCGCTAAGGTCATCATCGAGAAGTACTACACTCGCCTGACGTTGGACTTCCACACCAACAAGCGCATCTGCGAGGAGGTGGCCATCATCCCCACCAAGCCCCTGCGCAACAAGATTGCCGG CTATGTCACCCATTTGATGGGCCGTCTGCGCCACTCGCAGGTCCGCGGCATCTCCATCAagctgcaggaggaggagcgcgAGCGTCGCGACAACTACGTCCCGGCCGTCTCCGCTCTGGAGCAGGACATCATCGAGGTCGACGCCGACACCAAGGAGATGTTGAAGCTGCTGGACTTCCACAACATCCGTGGCCTGCAGCTGACCCAGCCCAACACCAACAACTTTGGTCGTCGCAACTAA
- the Shc gene encoding SHC-transforming protein 1: MPKNGDAGNRSGSGTTSDGCIYPDDVIMGVGVAFNVRYTGCVEVKTSMKSLDFETRTQLARECINRVCEAAGLKSAGKRRLTSFISDRPSMQHAGTNIIINVSSRALSLSNVESGEVIANHNMPRISFASGGDNDTLDFLAYIAKNEDEWRACYVLECAGGQSEDLIVTIGKAFALRFNALSRLNEPAADCNINQSCKENVKEYYNDLPNKLPPELPEQQQQVQQPLHPHAPRVAQLNLKKPRDRLSSNLIDLNSPPPDQTTNKLGHFDPLHASTAANSVLATVRDVFDGPQCPLTAEVWFHAGISRPISERLLQQDGDFLVRESQGKRGQYVLTGLEGKTPKHLLLIDPEGVVRTKDRIFDSISHLINYHWAHALPIISEDSELVLRNPVRRPQQDQAATPIATASS; encoded by the exons ATGCCGAAGAATGGGGACGCCGGCAACCGGAGCGGTTCCGGGACCACCAGCGACGGCTGCATCTACCCGGACGACGTCATAATGGGCGTGGGTGTTGCATTCAACGTCCGCTACACGGGCTGTGTGGAGGTCAAGACCTCAATGAAATCCCTCGATTTTGAGACCCGCACGCAGCTGGCGCG GGAGTGCATCAATCGGGTGTGCGAGGCGGCGGGCCTGAAGTCCGCTGGCAAGCGGCGATTAACCAGCTTCATATCGGATCGCCCCAGCATGCAGCACGCGGGCACGAACATAATCATCAACGTTTCCAGCCGAGCCCTGTCCCTGAGCAACGTGGAGTCGGGCGAGGTGATCGCGAATCACAACATGCCGCGCATATCATTTGCTTCCGGCGGCGACAACGATACTCTGGACTTCCTGGCCTACATAGCCAAGAACGAGGATGAGTGGCGTGCCTGCTATGTCCTCGAATGCGCCGGCGGCCAAAGCGAGGATCTAATCGTGACCATTGGCAAGGCCTTTGCCCTGCGCTTCAATGCGCTCAGTCGACTCAACGAACCCGCCGCAGATTGCAACATCAATCAGAGCTGCAAGGAGAATGTGAAGGAGTACTACAACGATTTGCCAAACAAGCTGCCGCCGGAATTGccggagcaacagcagcaggtgCAACAGCCATTGCATCCGCATGCGCCGCGTGTGGCCCAGCTGAATCTGAAGAAGCCCCGCGATCGTCTGAGCAGCAACCTCATCGACCTCAACTCCCCGCCACCCGATCAAACGACCAATAAGCTGGGCCACTTCGATCCCCTGCACGCAAGCACGGCGGCCAACTCCGTTTTGGCCACTGTGCGCGATGTCTTCGATGGACCGCAGTGCCCACTGACGGCGGAGGTGTGGTTCCATGCGGGCATTTCAAGGCCAATTTCGGAGCGCCTGCTGCAGCAGGACGGCGACTTCCTGGTGCGCGAGTCGCAGGGAAAGCGGGGACAGTATGTGCTAACCGGATTGGAGGGCAAGACGCCGAAGCATCTGCTGCTCATCGATCCCGAGGGCGTCGTTCGTACCAAAGATCGCATCTTTGACAGCATTAGCCACCTGATCAACTACCACTGGGCGCACGCACTGCCCATCATATCGGAGGATTCCGAGCTGGTCTTGCGTAATCCGGTGCGAAGACCCCAGCAAGATCAGGCTGCTACTCCGATTGCAACAGCTTCTTCCTGA